TCGAAAAAAACGGTATCGTTTGCCTCCACCAGACAAGAAGCGGCGATCGCGATGGCCTGCTTTTCTTTTACGTGCTTGGTCTGTTGGTCGGAAACAAAATAGTGAGTGGAGCCGTTATTCTTCAGGTCGCTGACAACGTAACCACCGAGCAACATGATGCTGGTGGTATCTGCATTCAGATCGCGGCGCACAGTCATCTCAGATACACCGAGTAGCTGTGCGGCATCTTTAAGATGGAGTTTATCGGTTTTCTTTAATGCCTGAACCAGTCTGCCGATTCGTTCGTCGCGCCGCGTTTCCATAAAATTCCCTGCTAATCAGCTATTTTTGTTGTTAGTAGTTTCCTGCTGCGCCAGCATCACCTGAAACGATAGCAACGCCTGAACTCGTGCCGATACGCGTGGCACCAGCGTCAATCATTCGTTGTGCCGTTTGGCGATCGCGAACCGCGCCAGAGGCTTTTACACCCATCTCGCTGCCGACGGTGTTGCGCATCAGTCGAACGTGTTCTTCGCGTGCACCGCCGGTACTGAAACCGGTAGAGGTTTTAACGAACGCGACATCCAACTGACGGCACATTTCACACACCAGCACAATTTGTTCGTCATCAAGCAGACAGGTTTCCAATATTACCTTCAACGGTATAGCGGCGCAAACCTCACGCACGGCCTGAATATCCGCTTTGACGGCGTCAGTTTTCCCGCTTTTCAGCCAGCCGACGTTAATCACCATGTCGATTTCCTGAG
The window above is part of the Pectobacterium araliae genome. Proteins encoded here:
- the deoC gene encoding deoxyribose-phosphate aldolase codes for the protein MTDYARYIDHTLLAANATEQQIITLCEEAIAHRFYAVCVNSGYVPLVAEKLAGSEVQVCSVIGFPLGAGLTSSKAFEAKAAIGAGAQEIDMVINVGWLKSGKTDAVKADIQAVREVCAAIPLKVILETCLLDDEQIVLVCEMCRQLDVAFVKTSTGFSTGGAREEHVRLMRNTVGSEMGVKASGAVRDRQTAQRMIDAGATRIGTSSGVAIVSGDAGAAGNY